In a genomic window of Oreochromis aureus strain Israel breed Guangdong linkage group 13, ZZ_aureus, whole genome shotgun sequence:
- the LOC116323535 gene encoding transmembrane protein 41A-B-like — protein sequence MRSLTGLAAIAGAASVYLYLLSTHLPPGPKQLQPGSQGEHEEVQEYRLKFPSDLDELRELAEMLKFYKRQHYTYVLLLFCSAYLYKQSFAIPGSSFLNMLAGAIFGPWEGLALACMLATTGSTFCFLLSSAFGKQYVVYLFPEKVALLQRKVEENRSSLFFFLLFLRFFPMTPNWFLNITCPVLNIPMPIFFFSVFIGLIPYNFICVRTGAILSEISSLDDIFSWGTLAQLLAIALVALVPGALIKHYSKGRLKVDGMDSNGISETDMKQERKRR from the exons ATGCGCTCCTTAACGGGACTGGCTGCCATTGCCGGGGCGGCAAGTGTCTACCTCTACCTGCTGTCCACGCATCTTCCCCCGGGACCCAAGCAGCTCCAGCCTGGCTCCCAGGGGGAGCACGAGGAGGTCCAGGAGTACAG GCTAAAGTTCCCATCTGACCTGGACGAGCTACGGGAGCTCGCAGAGATGCTCAAGTTTTACAAAAGACAACATTACACCTATGTTCTGCTGCTCTTCTGTAGCGCATACCTGTACAAACAGTCTTTTGCCATACCTGGCTCCTCCTTTCTG AACATGTTAGCTGGTGCAATATTCGGGCCCTGGGAGGGTCTGGCGTTGGCCTGCATGCTCGCCACCACAGGCTCCACTTTCTGCTTCCTGTTATCTTCAGCATTTGGAAAGCAGTATGTGGTGTACCTCTTCCCTGAGAAGGTGGCCCTGCTGCAGAGGAAG GTGGAGGAAAACCGCAGCAGtttgttctttttcctccttttccttcGTTTCTTCCCTATGACTCCTAACTGGTTCCTTAACATCACCTGTCCTGTCCTCAACATCCCTATgcctattttctttttctccgtGTTCATAG GTTTGATCCCCTACAACTTCATATGTGTTCGCACCGGAGCCATCCTCTCAGAGATCTCCTCACTGGATGACATATTCTCCTGGGGGACGCTGGCTCAGCTCCTCGCCATCGCCCTCGTGGCCCTCGTGCCCGGAGCACTGATTAAACACTACAGCAAAGGTCGCCTCAAAGTGGATGGCATGGACAGCAACGGAATCAGTGAGACTGATATGAAGCAGGAACGGAAGAGGCGATGA